In Aquipuribacter nitratireducens, the following proteins share a genomic window:
- a CDS encoding polyprenyl synthetase family protein, with protein MSPGVGTEEHADRLLAYGVADPALREAVVLGLADVEAAVHDAVRSADPLADDAAGHLVRAGGKRTRPLLCLLAAELGTPGPLVVDAAVVVELTHLATLYHDDVIDSATVRRGVPAAQEVWGNTVAILTGDLLFARASVIGARLGPAAVSIQARTFERLVLGEMRETVGPRDGEDPVAHYLQVLSDKTGSLIATSARFGGMFSGLDEATQDVLVRYGDKVGVAFQLADDVLDLAADRADSGKTPGTDLREHVPTLPVLLLRRAVSAGEAPAGSGDLLDTLDGDLTDDAVLADTVARLREHPVTGEARAEARRWAADAVDALAPLPVSPARDALAAVAEALADRTG; from the coding sequence GTGAGCCCCGGCGTCGGCACCGAGGAGCACGCCGACCGCCTCCTGGCGTACGGCGTCGCCGACCCGGCGCTGCGCGAGGCGGTCGTGCTCGGCCTCGCCGACGTCGAGGCGGCCGTGCACGACGCCGTCCGCAGCGCCGACCCGCTCGCGGACGACGCCGCGGGGCACCTCGTGCGCGCCGGCGGCAAGCGGACCCGGCCGCTGCTGTGCCTGCTCGCCGCGGAGCTCGGCACACCGGGCCCGCTCGTGGTCGACGCCGCGGTCGTCGTCGAGCTCACGCACCTCGCGACGCTGTACCACGACGACGTCATCGACTCCGCGACCGTTCGCCGGGGGGTACCGGCCGCGCAGGAGGTGTGGGGGAACACCGTCGCGATCCTCACCGGCGACCTGCTGTTCGCCCGGGCGTCCGTCATCGGGGCGCGGCTGGGTCCGGCGGCGGTGAGCATCCAGGCGCGCACGTTCGAGCGGCTCGTGCTCGGGGAGATGCGCGAGACCGTCGGACCGCGCGACGGCGAGGACCCGGTCGCGCACTACCTGCAGGTGCTCTCGGACAAGACGGGCTCGCTCATCGCGACGTCCGCGCGCTTCGGTGGGATGTTCTCCGGTCTCGACGAGGCCACGCAGGACGTGCTCGTCCGCTACGGGGACAAGGTCGGCGTCGCGTTCCAGCTCGCCGACGACGTCCTCGACCTCGCCGCCGACCGCGCCGACTCCGGCAAGACGCCGGGAACGGACCTGCGGGAGCACGTGCCGACGCTGCCCGTGCTGCTGCTGCGGCGGGCGGTGTCCGCCGGTGAGGCGCCCGCGGGGTCGGGGGACCTGCTCGACACGCTCGACGGGGACCTGACCGACGACGCGGTGCTCGCCGACACGGTCGCCCGTCTCCGGGAGCACCCCGTCACGGGCGAGGCGCGTGCGGAGGCCCGCCGCTGGGCCGCCGACGCCGTCGACGCCCTCGCCCCGCTGCCCGTGTCACCGGCGAGGGACGCCCTCGCCGCCGTCGCCGAGGCGCTCGCCGACCGCACCGGTTGA
- a CDS encoding FAD-binding protein: MAALRNWAGNVTFAAREVHRPADEESLRRLVAASSRLRVLGSGHSFSPVADTDGDLVVLDQMPADVDLDTATGVVRVAAGLRYGDVVERLHAAGRALPSMGSLPHICVAGAAATGTHGSGDGNQVLGASVVGLRLVTADGDVLDVGADDPRLPGAVVSLGTLGVVTHLDLATVPTYDLTQTVLEGLPLDALDDHLDDVMAAGYSVSVFTTWGPERRAAVWCKRLVDAEPLPEGWLGTTPADGARHPVPGEAADHATQQLGEPGPWFARLPHFRLEFTPSVGEELQSEWLVPRGQAVAALRAVAGLADLVHPVLAVSELRSIAADGLWLSPAEGRDSLGVHFTWVPDTERVLPVVEALEEALAPFAARPHWGKVFRAEPAAVQALYPRLDDFRELRRSLDPTATFGNAFTARYVD; this comes from the coding sequence GTGGCAGCGCTGCGGAACTGGGCCGGGAACGTCACATTCGCGGCACGGGAGGTCCACCGGCCCGCGGACGAGGAGTCGCTGCGCCGTCTCGTCGCCGCGTCGTCCCGGCTGCGGGTGCTCGGCAGCGGCCACTCCTTCTCCCCGGTCGCCGACACCGACGGCGACCTCGTGGTCCTCGACCAGATGCCCGCCGACGTCGACCTCGACACCGCCACCGGGGTCGTGCGGGTGGCGGCGGGGCTGCGCTACGGCGACGTCGTGGAGCGCCTACACGCGGCCGGCCGCGCCCTGCCGTCGATGGGCTCGCTGCCGCACATCTGCGTGGCAGGCGCGGCGGCGACCGGCACCCACGGCTCCGGCGACGGGAACCAGGTGCTGGGCGCGTCGGTCGTCGGACTGCGACTCGTCACGGCGGACGGCGACGTCCTCGACGTCGGTGCGGACGACCCGCGGCTGCCGGGTGCCGTCGTGTCGCTGGGGACGCTCGGCGTCGTCACGCACCTCGACCTCGCGACCGTCCCGACCTACGACCTCACGCAGACCGTGCTCGAGGGACTGCCGCTCGACGCGCTCGACGACCACCTCGACGACGTGATGGCCGCCGGGTACAGCGTGAGCGTCTTCACCACGTGGGGCCCCGAGCGTCGCGCGGCAGTCTGGTGCAAGCGGCTCGTCGACGCGGAGCCGCTGCCCGAGGGGTGGCTCGGCACCACCCCCGCGGACGGCGCCCGCCACCCGGTCCCGGGCGAGGCCGCGGACCACGCCACGCAGCAGCTCGGCGAGCCCGGGCCGTGGTTCGCGCGGCTGCCCCACTTCCGGCTCGAGTTCACCCCCAGCGTCGGTGAGGAGCTGCAGTCGGAGTGGCTCGTCCCGCGCGGGCAGGCCGTGGCCGCGCTGCGCGCGGTGGCCGGGCTCGCCGACCTCGTCCACCCCGTCCTCGCCGTCAGCGAGCTGCGGAGCATCGCCGCCGACGGGCTGTGGCTGAGCCCCGCCGAGGGTCGCGACAGCCTCGGCGTGCACTTCACGTGGGTGCCCGACACCGAGCGGGTGCTGCCGGTCGTCGAGGCGCTGGAGGAGGCGCTCGCGCCGTTCGCGGCCCGGCCGCACTGGGGGAAGGTGTTCCGCGCCGAGCCGGCGGCCGTCCAGGCGCTCTACCCGCGCCTCGACGACTTCCGGGAGCTGCGCCGCTCGCTGGACCCGACCGCCACCTTCGGCAACGCGTTCACCGCCCGCTACGTGGACTGA
- a CDS encoding ABC transporter permease, with product MSVDTHHERRTAVTSQQPTAPVEPTTGIAPGASGSSVARRPRRFRPSWRGWLGLVLPVLLLLTWQLVTTSGRVSPSVLPPPVDVLGEARRLIENGDLWPTIGISVQRVLLGFGIGAALAVVTGIAVGLSRVVDALLSPVLVAVRAVPSLAWVPLLILWAGFGELPKVTLVAIGAFFPVLATLVAGIRQVDLGLLEVARAYGLSWRQRVTTVLLPSAAPSLLAGARLGLAQAWLFLVAAELIASSQGLGFLLVDSQNTGRVDGILLAIVLLAVIGKLSDVVLALVEKRVLARLR from the coding sequence ATGAGCGTCGACACCCACCACGAGAGGCGGACCGCCGTGACGTCGCAGCAGCCGACGGCGCCGGTCGAGCCCACCACGGGCATCGCCCCGGGCGCGTCCGGGTCGTCGGTGGCCCGCCGTCCGCGCCGGTTCCGCCCGTCGTGGCGGGGCTGGCTGGGGCTCGTCCTGCCCGTGCTCCTCCTCCTCACGTGGCAGCTCGTCACGACCAGCGGGCGCGTGTCGCCGTCGGTGCTCCCGCCGCCGGTCGACGTGCTCGGCGAGGCCCGGCGGCTCATCGAGAACGGCGACCTCTGGCCGACGATCGGCATCAGCGTCCAGCGCGTCCTGCTCGGCTTCGGCATCGGCGCCGCGCTCGCCGTGGTCACCGGCATCGCCGTGGGGCTCAGCCGCGTCGTCGACGCGCTGCTGTCCCCGGTCCTCGTGGCCGTGCGGGCCGTGCCGTCGCTCGCCTGGGTCCCGCTCCTCATCCTGTGGGCGGGGTTCGGTGAGCTGCCGAAGGTGACGCTGGTCGCGATCGGGGCGTTCTTCCCCGTCCTCGCGACGCTCGTCGCCGGGATCCGCCAGGTCGACCTCGGCCTGCTCGAGGTCGCGCGCGCCTACGGGCTGTCGTGGCGGCAGCGGGTGACGACCGTCCTGCTGCCGAGCGCGGCGCCGTCGCTGCTCGCCGGCGCCCGGCTGGGTCTCGCGCAGGCGTGGCTCTTCCTCGTCGCGGCCGAGCTCATCGCGTCCTCGCAGGGGCTCGGCTTCCTCCTCGTCGACAGCCAGAACACCGGCCGCGTCGACGGGATCCTGCTGGCGATCGTGCTGCTCGCCGTCATCGGCAAGCTGAGCGACGTCGTGCTCGCGCTGGTCGAGAAGCGGGTGCTCGCGCGCCTGCGCTGA
- a CDS encoding DUF3592 domain-containing protein, with amino-acid sequence MSRTARAVTGSVLAGVLLLVAMVAGVLAGTTGGGVDRFLGEVMAEDLSGSAQAEVLDVDDEFDPTWPTVDVRFTTDDGEVVVTYVDWEWSDEVPEVGDTVEVAYDPLDPEWAFAADDPYVDGAAGGTPSSPADSVVARAAGLVALGALGAVVLVAVLTVVAVATAPARTVAAPPAGPFPVAADPYRPVGPRPAPGPRDRDWASPS; translated from the coding sequence GTGAGCCGCACCGCACGTGCCGTGACCGGGTCCGTCCTGGCCGGCGTCCTCCTCCTCGTCGCGATGGTCGCCGGGGTCCTCGCCGGCACGACGGGGGGTGGGGTCGACCGGTTCCTCGGCGAGGTGATGGCCGAGGATCTCTCCGGTTCCGCGCAGGCGGAGGTCCTCGACGTCGACGACGAGTTCGACCCGACGTGGCCGACGGTCGACGTCCGCTTCACGACCGACGACGGTGAGGTCGTCGTCACGTACGTGGACTGGGAGTGGAGCGACGAGGTGCCGGAGGTCGGCGACACGGTCGAGGTCGCCTACGACCCGCTCGACCCGGAGTGGGCGTTCGCAGCGGACGACCCGTACGTCGACGGGGCCGCGGGCGGGACGCCGTCGTCCCCGGCGGATTCTGTCGTCGCGCGCGCCGCGGGCCTCGTCGCGCTCGGCGCCCTCGGGGCCGTGGTCCTCGTCGCGGTCCTCACCGTGGTGGCGGTCGCGACGGCACCGGCGAGGACGGTGGCGGCGCCCCCGGCCGGGCCCTTCCCCGTGGCCGCGGACCCGTACCGGCCGGTGGGACCGCGTCCCGCTCCCGGGCCGCGGGACCGGGACTGGGCGTCCCCGTCCTGA
- a CDS encoding RNA polymerase sigma factor, which translates to MLTEVGDDVDREAGREVPAVFGSDLLRLLFTCCHPSLARDAQVALTARLVCGLTTAETARLLLVQEATVAARVTRAKKKIAAAGVPFRVPTGAELPDRLDTVLSVVHLLLTAAHTAPVGEDVVREDLLLRARELTGALAGLMPDEPEVLAVHALVLLTWARRRARQGPDGRLLLLAEQDRSLWDGDVVAEADRLVRRALRARPPGRFALQAAIAACHATAPDYAGTDWEELLGLYDRLLHVWPTPVVALNRAVALAEVDGARAALTAVDESGVPDTYPYGHAVRAHLLRELGRTAEARREYDRAAALTGNAHERMFLLARRDALPG; encoded by the coding sequence GTGCTCACGGAGGTCGGCGACGACGTCGACCGGGAGGCCGGCAGGGAGGTGCCCGCGGTGTTCGGCAGCGACCTGCTCCGGCTCCTCTTCACGTGCTGCCACCCGTCCCTCGCCCGGGACGCCCAGGTCGCGCTGACGGCCCGCCTCGTCTGCGGGCTCACGACCGCCGAGACCGCGCGCCTCCTGCTCGTGCAGGAGGCCACGGTGGCCGCACGCGTCACCCGGGCGAAGAAGAAGATCGCCGCGGCCGGCGTCCCCTTCCGCGTCCCGACCGGCGCCGAGCTGCCCGACCGCCTCGACACCGTCCTCTCGGTCGTCCACCTGCTGCTGACCGCCGCGCACACGGCGCCGGTCGGCGAGGACGTGGTCCGGGAGGACCTCCTGCTGCGGGCGCGCGAGCTGACGGGCGCCCTGGCCGGGCTCATGCCCGACGAGCCCGAGGTCCTCGCCGTCCACGCCCTGGTGCTGCTGACCTGGGCCCGGCGGCGCGCTCGCCAGGGCCCGGACGGGCGGCTGCTGCTCCTCGCCGAGCAGGACCGGTCGCTGTGGGACGGCGACGTCGTCGCCGAGGCCGACCGGCTCGTGCGGCGGGCGCTGCGGGCGCGCCCGCCCGGCCGGTTCGCCCTGCAGGCGGCGATCGCCGCCTGCCACGCGACGGCCCCGGACTACGCGGGCACCGACTGGGAGGAGCTCCTCGGCCTCTACGACCGGCTCCTGCACGTCTGGCCGACCCCGGTCGTCGCGCTCAACCGCGCGGTCGCCCTGGCCGAGGTCGACGGGGCGCGGGCGGCGCTCACCGCCGTCGACGAGTCGGGCGTCCCGGACACCTACCCGTACGGGCACGCCGTCCGGGCGCACCTGCTCCGCGAGCTGGGCCGTACCGCGGAGGCGAGGCGGGAGTACGACCGGGCCGCCGCGCTCACCGGCAACGCGCACGAGCGGATGTTCCTCCTCGCGCGTCGCGACGCGCTGCCCGGGTGA
- a CDS encoding YciI family protein, translated as MAKYLVLIYEDETKYVDATPEEWQASMAEHEAFSAAVGEHGGTIVGGEALHPTSTATTIRGGELSDGPFLESKEALGGYYVIDARDLDHAIEIARLCPAGAGGVEVRPVMEFD; from the coding sequence ATGGCCAAGTACCTGGTCCTGATCTACGAGGACGAGACGAAGTACGTCGACGCGACGCCCGAGGAGTGGCAGGCGTCCATGGCGGAGCACGAGGCGTTCTCGGCGGCCGTCGGCGAGCACGGCGGCACCATCGTCGGCGGCGAGGCCCTGCACCCCACGTCGACGGCGACGACGATCCGCGGCGGCGAGCTGAGCGACGGCCCGTTCCTCGAGTCGAAGGAGGCGCTCGGCGGCTACTACGTCATCGACGCCCGCGACCTCGACCACGCCATCGAGATCGCCCGTCTCTGCCCTGCCGGTGCCGGCGGGGTCGAGGTGCGTCCGGTCATGGAGTTCGACTGA
- a CDS encoding NADH-quinone oxidoreductase subunit M — protein sequence MFPWLTAALVLPLVGAAVVALLPKGRTDAAKAVALAFSLAVLGLVVAMSLTFDVPAAGEYQFAEEVSWIPQLGVTYALAVDGIALSMVALTAVLVPVCLLASWRELGPAAAGQVDRGFLALVLVLEALVIGVFAARDLFLFYVFFEVMLVPMYFLIGRYGGPRRREAATTFLVYSLAGGLVMLAAVIGTYVVGPGGADGFLLANLTNLEVSTETGRWLFLGLFVAFAVKAPLWPVHTWLPDAAAQAPPGAAVLLVGVLDKVGTFGMLTILLPLFPEASVWAAPVVVVLALVSILYGAFVALAQRDVLRLIAWTSISHFGFIVLGIFAFTTAGQSGAALYQVNHGFSTAALFLVAGMLATRRGSSLIADFGGGQRVMPLLAGAFLVAGLSSLALPGLSSFVSEFLVLVGTFERYQWAAVIATGGIILAALYILWTYQRMMTGTTVPALAALESDPRRDMRGREAFVVAPLLAVIIALGFYPKPVLDILTPAVDRTMEQTGMTDPAPLFEAEGADQ from the coding sequence GTGTTCCCCTGGCTGACCGCAGCCCTCGTCCTCCCGCTCGTCGGGGCGGCCGTCGTCGCCCTCCTGCCGAAGGGCCGGACCGACGCCGCGAAGGCCGTCGCCCTCGCGTTCTCCCTCGCGGTCCTCGGTCTCGTCGTCGCGATGTCGCTCACCTTCGACGTGCCCGCGGCGGGGGAGTACCAGTTCGCGGAGGAGGTGTCGTGGATCCCGCAGCTCGGGGTCACGTACGCCCTCGCCGTCGACGGCATCGCCCTGTCGATGGTCGCCCTCACGGCCGTGCTCGTGCCGGTCTGCCTCCTCGCGTCGTGGCGCGAGCTCGGGCCGGCCGCCGCCGGGCAGGTCGACCGCGGCTTCCTCGCGCTCGTCCTCGTGCTCGAGGCGCTCGTCATCGGCGTCTTCGCCGCGCGCGACCTCTTCCTCTTCTACGTGTTCTTCGAGGTCATGCTCGTCCCGATGTACTTCCTCATCGGGCGCTACGGCGGCCCGCGCCGCCGCGAGGCCGCGACGACGTTCCTCGTGTACTCCCTCGCCGGTGGTCTCGTCATGCTCGCCGCCGTCATCGGCACGTACGTGGTGGGCCCGGGCGGGGCCGACGGCTTCCTCCTCGCGAACCTCACGAACCTCGAGGTGTCGACCGAGACCGGACGCTGGCTGTTCCTCGGGCTGTTCGTCGCGTTCGCGGTGAAGGCGCCGCTGTGGCCCGTCCACACGTGGCTGCCGGACGCCGCCGCCCAGGCGCCGCCGGGCGCCGCCGTGCTGCTCGTGGGCGTGCTCGACAAGGTCGGCACCTTCGGGATGCTGACGATCCTGCTGCCGCTGTTCCCCGAGGCGTCGGTGTGGGCGGCGCCGGTCGTCGTCGTGCTCGCGCTCGTGTCGATCCTCTACGGGGCGTTCGTCGCCCTCGCCCAGCGCGACGTCCTGCGGCTCATCGCGTGGACGTCGATCAGCCACTTCGGCTTCATCGTCCTCGGCATCTTCGCCTTCACCACGGCCGGGCAGTCCGGGGCCGCGCTCTACCAGGTCAACCACGGCTTCTCCACGGCCGCGCTGTTCCTCGTCGCGGGCATGCTCGCGACGCGGCGGGGCTCGAGCCTCATCGCCGACTTCGGTGGCGGCCAGCGGGTCATGCCGCTGCTCGCGGGCGCGTTCCTCGTGGCGGGTCTGTCGAGCCTCGCCCTGCCGGGTCTGTCGAGCTTCGTCTCCGAGTTCCTCGTCCTCGTCGGCACGTTCGAGCGCTACCAGTGGGCGGCCGTCATCGCGACGGGCGGCATCATCCTCGCCGCCCTCTACATCCTGTGGACGTACCAGCGGATGATGACGGGCACGACCGTCCCTGCGCTCGCGGCGCTGGAGAGCGACCCGCGGCGTGACATGCGCGGGCGGGAGGCGTTCGTCGTGGCGCCGCTGCTCGCGGTCATCATCGCGCTCGGCTTCTACCCCAAGCCCGTCCTCGACATCCTCACGCCCGCCGTCGACCGCACGATGGAGCAGACCGGCATGACCGACCCCGCCCCGCTCTTCGAGGCCGAGGGGGCCGACCAGTGA
- a CDS encoding Uma2 family endonuclease, protein MAAVTVMPREGHWTVDDLDRLPDDGLQYELADGVLLVTPAPVPGHQRLVGDLFVLLRQAEVPGTEVFVAPLDYRPSRVRSLQPDLLVVRSEDVGPANVQRPLLLAVEVLLPSTRSKDLLLKRGLYEDSGVASYWVLDPEEPSLLVLDLVDGRYVETARVTGDDEVRLERPFPVTIRPAALGRR, encoded by the coding sequence ATGGCCGCTGTGACGGTGATGCCGCGTGAGGGCCACTGGACGGTCGACGACCTCGACCGGCTGCCCGACGACGGGCTCCAGTACGAGCTCGCCGACGGGGTGCTGCTCGTGACCCCGGCACCGGTCCCGGGGCACCAACGCCTCGTGGGCGACCTCTTCGTCCTCCTGCGGCAGGCGGAGGTGCCGGGCACCGAGGTGTTCGTCGCTCCCCTGGACTACCGACCCAGTCGTGTGCGGTCGCTGCAGCCGGACCTGCTGGTCGTGCGCAGCGAGGACGTGGGCCCGGCGAACGTGCAGCGCCCGCTGCTCCTGGCGGTCGAGGTGCTGTTGCCGAGCACGCGGAGCAAGGACCTGCTCCTCAAGCGGGGGCTGTACGAGGACTCCGGCGTCGCGTCGTACTGGGTGCTCGACCCCGAGGAGCCGTCCCTGCTCGTCCTCGATCTCGTCGACGGCCGCTACGTCGAGACCGCCCGCGTCACCGGCGACGACGAGGTCCGGCTCGAGCGCCCGTTCCCCGTGACCATCCGTCCCGCCGCCCTCGGCCGGCGCTGA
- the nuoN gene encoding NADH-quinone oxidoreductase subunit NuoN, with the protein MSALASVALPLGGTVGGGGIAPPEIDWVATAPMWVVAAVAIVSVTLEAALPRGRRRAAQVVVSVGGLVAALVALVLTWSDEAVVTASGSIAIDGVTRFLMATVLVLAILGVLLFDDRVDDEPGFAAQASAVPGSPGEAAARRAGLEQTEVFPLLLFVVLGMLVFPAANDLLTMFVALEVLSLPLYLLCGFARRRRLLSQEAAVKYFLLGAFSSAFFLFGAALLYGFAGSIALADIRTAVQTVTGQEELLVLGFGLLVIGLLFKVGSAPFHSWTPDVYQGAPTAVVAFMAAATKVAAFGALLRVLYVAFPDNRWDWLPVLWAVAITTMVLGTVVAVIQQDIKRVLAYSSVAHAGFILTGVLALDTAGVSGSLFYLAAYGVTTIGAFAALTLVRDAGGESTTIRSWAGVGRRSPVFAAMFSLFLLALAGIPLTSGFVGKVAVFGAAIAGGAEVLAVVGVLTSAVAVVFYVRIIVSMYFADAGDDTARVATPSAALTGVLAVAAAVTVLLGVLPTPLLGLAEQSGFFAL; encoded by the coding sequence GTGAGCGCGCTCGCGTCCGTGGCGCTGCCGCTCGGCGGCACCGTCGGCGGGGGCGGCATCGCCCCGCCCGAGATCGACTGGGTCGCGACCGCCCCCATGTGGGTCGTCGCCGCCGTCGCGATCGTGTCGGTGACCCTGGAGGCCGCCCTGCCGCGCGGCCGCCGTCGCGCGGCGCAGGTGGTCGTGTCCGTCGGCGGTCTCGTCGCCGCGCTCGTCGCGCTCGTCCTCACGTGGAGCGACGAGGCCGTCGTCACCGCGAGCGGGTCCATCGCCATCGACGGCGTCACCCGCTTCCTCATGGCGACCGTGCTCGTCCTCGCGATCCTCGGCGTCCTGCTCTTCGACGACCGCGTCGACGACGAGCCCGGCTTCGCCGCCCAGGCCTCCGCGGTGCCCGGGTCGCCGGGCGAGGCCGCCGCACGGCGCGCCGGTCTCGAGCAGACGGAGGTCTTCCCGCTCCTGCTCTTCGTCGTCCTCGGCATGCTCGTGTTCCCCGCCGCGAACGACCTCCTCACGATGTTCGTCGCGCTCGAGGTCCTCAGCCTGCCGCTGTACCTGCTGTGCGGCTTCGCGCGTCGGCGCCGGCTGCTGAGCCAGGAGGCGGCCGTCAAGTACTTCCTGCTCGGGGCCTTCAGCTCGGCGTTCTTCCTCTTCGGCGCCGCGCTGCTCTACGGCTTCGCCGGGTCGATCGCGCTCGCCGACATCCGCACGGCCGTGCAGACCGTGACCGGCCAGGAGGAGCTGCTCGTCCTCGGCTTCGGCCTGCTCGTCATCGGCCTGCTGTTCAAGGTCGGCTCCGCCCCGTTCCACTCGTGGACCCCCGACGTCTACCAGGGCGCCCCGACCGCGGTCGTGGCGTTCATGGCGGCGGCGACGAAGGTGGCGGCCTTCGGGGCGCTCCTGCGCGTGCTGTACGTCGCGTTCCCCGACAACCGCTGGGACTGGCTGCCGGTGCTGTGGGCCGTCGCCATCACGACGATGGTCCTCGGGACGGTCGTCGCGGTCATCCAGCAGGACATCAAGCGGGTCCTCGCGTACTCCTCGGTCGCGCACGCCGGCTTCATCCTCACCGGCGTCCTCGCGCTCGACACCGCCGGCGTCAGCGGGTCGCTGTTCTACCTCGCGGCCTACGGCGTCACGACGATCGGGGCGTTCGCGGCCCTCACCCTCGTGCGCGACGCGGGCGGGGAGAGCACGACGATCCGCTCGTGGGCGGGTGTCGGGCGACGCTCCCCGGTCTTCGCGGCGATGTTCTCGCTGTTCCTCCTCGCCCTCGCCGGCATCCCCCTCACGAGCGGGTTCGTCGGGAAGGTCGCGGTGTTCGGCGCGGCCATCGCGGGCGGGGCCGAGGTGCTCGCCGTCGTCGGCGTGCTCACGAGCGCCGTCGCGGTGGTCTTCTACGTGCGGATCATCGTGTCGATGTACTTCGCCGACGCCGGTGACGACACCGCCCGGGTCGCGACGCCCAGCGCCGCGCTCACCGGTGTGCTCGCGGTCGCCGCGGCCGTCACCGTCCTGCTCGGCGTGCTGCCCACCCCGCTGCTGGGCCTGGCGGAGCAGTCCGGCTTCTTCGCGCTGTGA
- a CDS encoding ABC transporter ATP-binding protein has translation MSSPLASLTRGARPAPTPHPHGVPLPVRVDGVGVDFGKGPVLADLDLHVPRGAVHAVLGPSGCGKSTLLRVLGGLTSPTTGTVRLGDDPVVEGDDRVAVVFQQPRLLPWLDLRANVALGATRRRRHDPSAGNAVEVDELLHRVGLDGYGDYRPAAVSGGMAQRTALARALIARPGVLLLDEPFAALDALTRLRMQALVDELVHADGTTVVLVTHDVDEAVRLADSVTVLGAAGSGRATGVGVDLDRPRDTTDPEQLAAAARLRTRLLSLVGVGDDA, from the coding sequence ATGTCCAGCCCCCTCGCGTCCCTCACCCGGGGCGCCCGCCCCGCCCCCACCCCCCACCCGCACGGCGTCCCCCTCCCCGTCCGCGTCGACGGCGTCGGTGTCGACTTCGGCAAGGGCCCCGTCCTCGCCGACCTCGACCTCCACGTGCCGCGCGGCGCCGTCCACGCCGTGCTCGGCCCGTCCGGCTGCGGCAAGTCGACGCTGCTGCGCGTCCTCGGCGGCCTCACCAGCCCCACGACCGGCACCGTCCGGCTCGGCGACGACCCGGTCGTCGAGGGCGACGACCGGGTCGCCGTCGTCTTCCAGCAGCCGCGGCTCCTGCCCTGGCTCGACCTGCGCGCCAACGTCGCCCTCGGCGCCACCCGCCGCCGCCGGCACGACCCCTCGGCGGGGAACGCGGTCGAGGTCGACGAGCTGCTCCACCGCGTCGGGCTCGACGGCTACGGCGACTACCGTCCCGCAGCCGTCAGCGGTGGCATGGCGCAGCGGACGGCGCTCGCCCGCGCGCTCATCGCCCGGCCCGGCGTGCTCCTGCTCGACGAGCCCTTCGCCGCGCTCGACGCGCTCACCCGCCTGCGGATGCAGGCCCTCGTCGACGAGCTCGTCCACGCCGACGGCACGACCGTCGTCCTCGTGACCCACGACGTCGACGAGGCCGTCCGGCTCGCCGACTCCGTCACCGTCCTCGGCGCCGCCGGCTCCGGACGCGCGACCGGGGTGGGCGTCGACCTCGACCGGCCCCGCGACACCACGGACCCCGAGCAGCTCGCCGCCGCCGCCCGGCTGCGGACCCGGCTGCTGTCGCTCGTCGGCGTGGGGGACGACGCATGA
- a CDS encoding aliphatic sulfonate ABC transporter substrate-binding protein — MTRTVLSRRTLGALAATAALALGVAACGSGTSTDDASAAAGTETAGLSTDTINLDYAYYNPASLVLKDQGWVEEAAGDGVEVTWTHSAGSNKANESLRGSIVDFGSTAGSAAFVARANGLPLKTVDVLGLPEWSAIVVGPESDITSAEDLAGKTVAATLGTDPYFFLLQTLADAGLSADDVEVVNLQHADGRTALIRGDVDAWAGLDPMMADAELNEGAQLVVRAPERNTFSVLNVREDYLEEHGDVVALVLEQYERARQWIADNPEEAAELLASESGVSVEVADTVLNERTDLTVDPVPGEDLRAVLERITPIVVAEEQVDSEEAAQTSLEGLFGGETITEVVGAQG, encoded by the coding sequence GTGACCCGCACCGTCCTGTCCCGCCGCACCCTCGGCGCGCTCGCCGCCACCGCCGCCCTCGCCCTCGGCGTGGCCGCCTGCGGCTCGGGCACGAGCACCGACGACGCGTCCGCCGCCGCGGGCACCGAGACCGCCGGGCTCAGCACCGACACCATCAACCTCGACTACGCGTACTACAACCCCGCGAGCCTCGTCCTCAAGGATCAGGGCTGGGTCGAGGAGGCCGCCGGTGACGGTGTCGAGGTGACGTGGACCCACTCGGCCGGCTCGAACAAGGCGAACGAGTCCCTGCGGGGCAGCATCGTCGACTTCGGCTCCACCGCCGGGTCCGCCGCCTTCGTCGCCCGCGCGAACGGCCTCCCGCTCAAGACCGTCGACGTCCTCGGCCTGCCCGAGTGGTCGGCCATCGTCGTCGGCCCCGAGAGCGACATCACCTCGGCCGAGGACCTCGCCGGGAAGACGGTCGCGGCGACGCTCGGCACCGACCCGTACTTCTTCCTCCTCCAGACCCTCGCCGACGCCGGCCTGTCCGCCGACGACGTCGAGGTCGTCAACCTCCAGCACGCCGACGGACGGACCGCGCTCATCCGCGGCGACGTCGACGCGTGGGCGGGGCTCGACCCGATGATGGCCGACGCCGAGCTCAACGAGGGCGCGCAGCTCGTCGTCCGGGCGCCGGAGCGCAACACCTTCAGCGTCCTCAACGTCCGCGAGGACTACCTCGAGGAGCACGGTGACGTCGTCGCGCTCGTCCTCGAGCAGTACGAGCGGGCCCGGCAGTGGATCGCCGACAACCCGGAGGAGGCCGCCGAGCTCCTCGCGAGCGAGTCCGGGGTGTCCGTCGAGGTCGCCGACACGGTGCTCAACGAGCGCACCGACCTCACCGTCGACCCGGTCCCCGGCGAGGACCTGCGGGCCGTGCTCGAGCGGATCACGCCCATCGTCGTCGCCGAGGAGCAGGTCGACAGCGAGGAGGCCGCGCAGACCTCCCTCGAGGGCCTGTTCGGCGGCGAGACCATCACCGAGGTCGTGGGGGCACAGGGATGA